GCGCGACAGCTGGCTGGTGGACGTCTGGGGGAAGAACCAGCCGGGAAGAGGGGTGCTGGGAAGGGGCGCACGAGGTTTCTGCAGCACGAGGCAGCTGCAGCGGGAGACGGGGTGAGcgtggtggggagggaagggagaggcccCCGGGGGCCAGACCCTGCGGAGTCTCTTcatttatgttaatatatttatctatttggctacAGCGGGTCTCAGTCGGGTTCGCGGGATCTTGGCTGCGTGCTTCACTGTGGCGCACGGACCCTCCGGTCGTGACGTGGGGCTGAGCTGCTCCACAGCttctgggatctcagttccctgccCGGGGATCGAACGCACATCCCCTGCAccgcaaggcagattcttaaccactggacgccCAGGGACGTCCCCCGGCAGGACGTTCTGAGCCATAACAGAGCCTTTGGCTTTTTCTCAATGTGAGACGAGAGGCAGCCGTGGAGAGATGGGAAGAGACGTATGTCCTAACGGGACAGCTCCTGCGTTAGAAATACCGGGGAGGCAAGGGCAGATGGGGGAGGCTGCTGGGAGGCGGCGGCAGCCACGAGCCAGGACGCGCGTGCCATCGCCAGGGATGCCGAGAAGGGCCACGCGTGGCGTCTGCGGAGCGTGGAGCATGACCTGGGCTGTGAGCAATGAGCATGCGGAATCCAGGGTGACCTCCGGCCCAGGTGCAGCTGCCCCGAGGTCTGGATAAGGGAGGGGGTCAGCGTCTCACCCTGCACCCACCGTGGAGTAAGCGGTCCACAGCCGTTAGGGTGTCGTCACCCCTCTTTCCCCATCACACGGACAGCAGAGACACTCAGCATGGAAACCAGAAGCCACAGAGGAAGGGGAACGCGGTGCCAGGGGAGGGGAGGTCGCCCCACATGAAGCAGGCATGTTATGAGGCAAAGAGACTGCGGTCTGGAGATTCCAGCAGGGCTGACGGGGGCAGAGGGGCCACTGCGGGAAGGGGAGCGGGCGTTATGGAGGGAGATGCAGGGCCAAACCCAGGATGTCAGCTGCCCCTAAGGGAGGACGCTCTGACGGTGGAGTCGTCCCAAGAGGGCTGCCTTGGAGGCAGGGAGCTCCCCGTCACTAGGGAGCTGGGAGAGGGCAATGAGCTGGACTACCTCCAGATCCTCacctaccctgctgctgctgctgctgctgctaagtcgctcagtcgtgtctgactttttgtgaccctgtgaaccacaggagtccccaggctcctctgtccatgggattctccaggctcgactactggagggggttgccatgtcctcctccaggggatcttccccatccagggatcgaacccaggtctcccgcattgtagatggattctttaccgactgagaaaccagggaagcccaagaatactggagggggttgccatgcccgcctctggaggatcttccccacccagggatcgaacccgcgtctctgaCGTCTctagcactggcaggcagggtctttaccaaggAGCGCCACAGACGCCAGCATTCCAGGGAcggaggctggggaggggtgcGCCAAGGGGAGCCCTCGGGAAGGCCATCCGCCAGGCTGACTCACCAAGCGGCGTAGAGGCCTCCACAGGCCGAGTGGTAGAAGCCGCGCACCACGGTGTGCAGGACGAAGGTCATAAACTGAAACGGAAAGGTGAGAGGGCAGAGGTGAAGGGTGGTGGGGGCGGAGCGGGGgtgtggaggggggagggggcagaggggaggggcgGTGGGGGCGGGAGCGGGGGTGCggagaggggaggggtggaggtggaggggcgGAGGGGAGGAGTGGAGGGGGCGGAGGGGCGGAGGGAAGGAGGGTAGGGGGCGGAGCGGGGgtgtggagaggggagggggcgaAGGTGAGGGGCGGTGGGGGCGGGAGCGGAGGTGCGGAGAGGCGGGGAAGGGGACAGAGCCCACGGGGCGGTCTCCTCGCCCACCGACCTCCCGGAGACACCTCCTGGAGAACAGGGCAAGTAGACCCATAGGATGGGGACCCCGCCGCCGGAGGCTGGTGCCGGGGAGACCACCATGAGGCAGGGAGCGCGGGGCGCATGGAAGATGGTACCTGGAGGTGTAGGTTGTTGATGAGGCAGGTGATGCCGAAACCCACGAGCAGCAGGTTGGTCAGGGTGAAGGCGTTGATGGCGTTGGTGAGCTTCTGGATCTCGCGGTAAGGTGGTCTGACGGACTTGGTGGCCGCCCCGTCCCTGCGCAGGACAGGCCGTCACTGGCCCCAAGTTCCTCAGCGGCCCGCCCTCCCATTTCAGGGcaccaggaaaggaagaaagtctCTCTTCCAGCCATGTGCTTCTCAAAGCATGGCTCCTCCAGCACCATCtggtgtgcgtgcgtgcgtgctcagtcctgtctgactctctgggaccccttggactgtaccccgccaggctcctctgcccatgggattctccgggcaagaatactggagtgggctgccatgccctcctccaggggatctttcccaccagggatcgaacccaggcctccggctttgcaggtggactctttaccgtctgagccacaagttCTATGCGATGATACTGAGAAATATGCCGCCTTGAAGAAGGCCCTCACCCACCCATGCTGGCACCCCGCTCTTgcacttccagcctgcagaactATAAGAAAGAAATTTCCACCGACCCCAAGCTACTTTGTCTGCTATTTTGTTACACCAGTCTGAACAGACTCAAAAAGACTCTGAGCCAAAACCACCCAGCTAAGTCATTCCCAGATTCTTGTCTCTCAGAAAggatgagataataaatattgtttaaagaTGCAAAGTTTGAGAGTACTTCGttacacagtagtagatatctaATACACCGGATCGATCTCTTCCTAACCTTAAGAAGGCTCCAGAGTGTGCTCATCATGACAAAGGCTCTGGAACCTCCTACTAAAAGCTGCGTGATCTTGGGTAAGTTCCTGAACCTTTCTGCGTCTTGGCTGCCCTGTGAAGCGAGCATAATAATGTGTGTACCTAGCTCAGGGAGCCGGCGCAAGGTTAAATAGGACAGTGCAGGTGCCTGGGGCACAGGCAGCGTTTACTGCCAGCTGTGCTCATTTTCAAGGCAGCCACGTCCCCTcctggtctcagtttcctcatctgtaaaatgcatgGGCCCCTCCTCTCCCAGGTCCTTGGGAGAATGGAATAAGACACTGGGTGTGAAAGCACAGAGCCGTCCCCACCCCGGGGCAGGTCACCTGGGAGTGGGGGTGTCCACGCAGTCCTTGATCCGCCAGTCCATGACGTAGCCGATGAGAGGGCAGGTGAGAAGGCACAACAGCTGCAAggccccaaagacagaggagtaGAACTCCACTGGGCGGGCGGGAGGGAGCGGGGTCAGGGGCTGGCGGGCGGACCGGCAGCCCGGCCTCACAGAGGGCAGACGCCAAGATCTCCCCCTCTGACCCACTGGGCGGGCGGGAGGGGGGGGTCAGGGGCTGGCGGGCGGACCCGGCAGCCCGGCCTCACAGAGGGCAGACGCCAAGATCTCCCCCTCTGACCCCCAGATTCTCAGATCCCCCACACGGCCAGGCAGCCCAGTGGGTACTGTCACCCACCTCCAGCAGAGGCAGGGGAACACCAAGATCTCCCCCTCTGATCCCCAGATTCTCAGATCCCCCACACAGCCAGGCCGGACGACCCAAGGACGGGTCACCCGACGACAGGGAGGGTAAGGGTCCAGGCCTAAGCTTTTGTCCTCCTACCTGTCTCTGTGGCCCTCTGCTTCAGGTCATCCGTCTCTGTTGGGGGGCGGAAGCTAGGGTGAGGGGAGCTCGGCCAGCGTGCCCCCCACACCTCCAGCCCCCGGGGGCTCAGCAGCACCTCACCATGCTCCTGGCCGCCGGTCACCACGTACTCCAGCATCTTGTTCATGGCGGCCATGTAGAAGATGATGCGCAGCTGGGTCATGCCCATGGTGAGGAGGCTCCACAGGAAAATGGGGGAGCAGAGGCTCCTGCGCAGGGGCACAGACTCTGGGGGGATAGCGGGGGGCGCCCCTGAGCCCCGGGGCTCCAGTGTGCGGCATCCCAGGGGGTGCCGTTCTGGTGGGCACCGCTGCAGTGAACTCGGAGAGGGGCTGCTTCAGCCTCTCCGGCCTCCGAGTCGCCCAGCTCTGTAACTATCTCActaggagacttttttttttctggccacgctgcgtggcttgtgggatctcagctctctgaccagggttCGAGCCCAAgatctaaccactggaccactagggaattccctcacCAGAACATTCTCAGGTGACCTCCAGGTGTGTATCctaggcttgctgctgctgctgctaagttgcttcagtcatgtctgactctgtgcgaccccacagatggcagcccaccagactcccccgtccccgggattatccaggcaagaatactggagtgggttgccatttccttctccattgcatgaaaatgaaaagtgaaagtgaagtcgcgcagtcgtgtccgactctttgcgaccgcatggaccacagcctaccaggctcctccatccatgggattttccaggcaagagtactggagtggggtgccattgccttctctgcctggtAATAACTCTGGCTACTATTTACTAGGCATTTGCCGTGTGCTGCACACCTGACATGCATCATCCCATGTTATgaaactgtgctgtgcttagtcgctcagtcgtgtccaactctttgcaaccccacagactatatcccaccaggctcctgtccgtgggattctccaggcaagaatactggagtgggttgccttgccctcctccaggggatctttccaacccagggagtgaacccaggtctcccgcattgcaggtggattctttattgtctgagccaccagggaagcccaagaatattggagtgggtagcctatcccttttccaggggatcacctagacccagggatcgaactcaggtctcctgcactacaggcggCTTCTGTACTACAGCCCAGTGTGCCGCACATCAGACAGATGGGGAACTGCAGCTCAGAGCAGCCATTGACCTGCCCAAGGTCCCAGGGCTGGGAGCTGCAGGTCAGACGGACTCAGCTCAAGCCCGTAACAGCTCTGCCTGGGGGACCCATCAGTGGGGACCACCTCAGAACCTCACAGCATGCCTCAGTTTACAGAGAGCTCATGTTCCTCCCTTCGTTCAATCCTCCCAACTAACTTCCCTGTGAGGTGggtgttctcagttcagttcagtcgctcagtcctgtccgactctttgcgaccccatggactgcagctcgccaggcctccctgtccatcaccaactcccgtagtttgctcaaactcatgtccattgagtcggtgatgccatccaaccatctcatgctctgccgttcccttctcctcctgccttcaatcattcccagcatcagggtgttctTCGTGCTAGCTTAAGGGACGGGGGAAGTGGAGTTAAGCGACCCACCCAAGTCACGTGGCCTGGAACCGAGGAGCTGGACTCAAATCCCCATCTCGGGACTCCCATCGGCTTCCCCGCACCTCCTGGCTGACGCCCCGCCAAGCGGCCGGGCGGGAGGCAGGCGCAGCTCCCCGACGCGGCCAGCAGGGGCGCCAACCAACCGGGGCGCGCGGACCCAACCTGGTGGCTGGCTCCCCCGGGGGCGTCTGACCCAAGAGGCTTGGAGGTTGCAGGGAGCCCAGCGCAAAGAAACCCGCTCTCCCACAGGCCTGGAAGGGACCTGCCCCATTCCGGAAGCGGCCCGGCCGAGGACCCATGAACCCGAGCATCCTGGAGCTTCGACTTTGCCCCCGTTCTAGAAACGGGAGGCGGGCCCACCTGTCCGGcgagggaggcggggaggggggcgcgGGGGGGAGGGGAACGGGTGTTGTGAGAACTCAGGAGGGAAAATGAGCACCCAGGCAAGGGTGCTGACTCCCCGTGAGGCCCTGGCCTCTCCACCCGCCGAGGCCGGCCCGGGACCGGCGACTCACTCTCAGCAGAGCTCTCTGCGCCGCCGCGCACGTCCTGGGATGAGATAAAGAGGaccccctcctccaggctggGGGCCTTCTGGCTCAGCCGCTGGCCCACCGTGCTGACGTAGGAGTAGAATCGGTCCCCGGTCACCCTGTGGTCCAGGGCCAGCTCTCTGAGCTTGGTCTTCTCCCTGCCGGGAGCCGGGCAGCAGCTCGTGGGAAGCAGCCCCACGGAGCCCTACCTCCGCATCCTGCCTCTGGCGGGTGCTGTCCTGGGGGTGCCAAGTCCCCTGCACCCAGCACTGACGTGCTCTGCAGCGCGGGGCTTCTGTCTGCGCGGCTCAGCACCCGCTAAGTGAAGGGTGGATGAAGCCGCTTTCCACTTAGGCTGTTGCCTTGGAGGCCGCCCTAAGGACCCAGATTCTGGCGAGGGACTGGGCAGAGGGAAGGATagattaggagtctgggattcacatatacacactgctctACCTCAACATAAAACAGAGAACCAGCAGAGACCCACTGCCTAGTACAGGAAAACAGATCCAATACTTTATAACAACCTAGCAGGGAAGAGAATCAGAAAAAGAGTAGATGTGTATCTGAATTAccctgctgtacacctgaaaccaacacaccattgtaaaccaactatacttcaataaacacatttttttaaaagaggaactCAGACTCTGaagttctttcttccttttggctgcaccatgcagcttgtgggatcttgattctatgaccaaggattgaactcaggcccttggAAATGAAGGCATGGAATCCAGGGGAGTCCCAGGTTCTGGAGTCCTGATCCCAACCTTAGAGTCACCGTGCGGCCCCCATCCCCGCCCCGCTCGAATGGTGTGACTCCAGGAAAGTGACTGTGTGCCCCTGCGCCTGTTAGGAATGGAGTTAATATCAGAACCCACGTCCTGAGTCTGAGAATGGCCACTGGgcgcagggcctggcacacagaggGCGCTCGATCAGTGTCAGCTATTTGACTGGCGCCCGAGATGCTTGGTTGCGGAGCATCACCCCAGTACCCTGGGGAACTGACaggggcggtgtgtgtgtgtgtgaactgacAGGgcgaggtgtgtgtgtgtgtgtgaacagatggggcggggtgtgtgtgtgtgtataagttgACCTTCAGGTTGCCCCACAAGGGGTGGGACATCATTCCTTTGCAGACCCCTTTTCTGGGTCCCCATGGCATGTGGCACTGTGGCAAGCGTCCCTGCCACTCTGACTCCATCCTCCAGCCTGGACAGAAGGATAGCACTCCCCAGCGTCATGCCCCAGCCATGCAGAACACCTGCAGGGGGGTCAGATCGGGCCCAAGGTTCAGGTGAGAAAGCAGAGCTCGGAAAGCTCAGGTAGTCCGCAGAGCTGGGTTTCCCTGACTCCCGAGCTGCTTCTAGCATCACGTCACCACACCCGGCTTCCAGGTCTGCAGGTGGggtcccctcccatctccccctccccctaCCACCACGGTTGCTCACTTGTAGTTGACTTCCTCGGGGgagggaaaggcttccctgggCCAGTTAAAGGCGCAGTTCAGAAAGATGAGGCAGGCCAGGCCCGACCAGGCGAACATAATGGCCATGAAGGACACACCGGCATTGTAGATCAGCTGTGGGGGGAGCAGGGAGGCCCGTGGCAGAAGCTGCCGGGCCCCAGGCCCACCCCCTCCAGCCAGAGCCGTAACCCGGGCCCCAGAGGCCTCCGGGAAGGTCTTTTCGAGCCCACCCCATGTGCCCAATTCTCAGATGAAAACACCAAGGGCAGACGCTAAGACCAGATCTAGAAGCCCCACTGCCCTCTCCCTTTTTCATCCCCATCCCTCCCAAGAGTGACGTGGTTCCCAGCAGATGCCGAAGAGGCTGGCCACAAGCTCAACACGTCTTTGGAATCTCAATTTTTATCTTAAGAAGATACACCAGTGTTGCCTTTGACTCCACACACGTGCTCGTTTTCACACACGTTTCATTTTCATCGACAAGAGAGGAGAGTGGAAGCTCCCAGTCGTGTTTGTCCTGCCCCTTCCTGCCGCCCTCCCTGGGGGAAAGACAAAACCTCCACCGGAGAAGTCTTAGCTCAGCTCTCACAGGTGTGGCGACCCAGGAGGTGGGGGAGCAGGATGCTGTGCAGCCTCAGGGCCAGCAGGCTCTGTCCTGACCAATTCTGTGTCCATGGGTCAGCCCCGCGGGTGAGGCAGCTGGGCAGGCGGAGCTGTCCTGCCTGCCACCCTCTGCCCAGGAGGACCGCTGTCTGCCCTGGTCCCAGGTCCCTGCTCTGAGTTCTGGCTCTGCCAGGGAAAAACGCTCCTCCTGGGCTCCAGCTTCAGGGCTCTTTTCTCCCCGGGAGCAGGACAGAGCTTCAAAGGGCCACACCCCAAGGGTCTGGCTCCTCAAATCGCTCTGCCTTAGTGGAGGGAAAGGAGACCTCCCCCCTTCCAGGCCTGGTCCTGCCTGAACAACTGTCAGCCACCCCATCAGTGTGGACTGCACCACCACTGGGACGGAGGCTGAGCaaaaagtgaaggtgctcagtggtgtcagactctttgcgaccccatggattgcagcacaccaggcctccctgtccatcaccaactcccagagtttactcaaactcaagtccatcaagtcggtgatgccatccaaccatggcATCTTGCCTGTTCACGCGATGCCAGTCCCTGTGTGCCAGCTACTGCCCTGTCCTATGGTGCTTTTCCAGCTACTccactataagattaaaaatggtGTTCGttcttttttgtgtttgcttgtttttaatgtgttatttatGTGAGAAGTATCATAGACCTATTACACACCTGTTACATTATATACAAATAGTGTCAGTCCTATTTCACATACAGCCGATTGTATTAGTTGGGTATGGAGGCTAACTTTTTTGGCCTTGCAAACAAATAGGACTTACACACAggctcttggaatggaactcacTCCTTTGCAGGGGACTTACTATAATAAATTAACTCCCCGGAGCAGACTCTAAAGAGCATGCTTTGGCCCAGCTGAGAAGGTCATTTGACAtcagaggcaggaaggaggctCCAGGTTTGCCCAGAGTGAGAACTCAGGCCTTTTGGCTCTAGGTGGACCTGTCTTGCAGCTGGCCTCGCTTGGACTAGCTTGGCGACCTCAGGACCCAAATCGCCCAGCCTCTCCAGGACAGGGAAAGGAGATGTGACGTGAAAAGTGGGGTGATGTCCAAGAGCCCAGGGCCTGGAAGGCATGTAAAGGGGTTGTTTTTGATTCCGCAGGTGAGAGAGCAGGTGGGTGAGCTAGTTCTCCATCTAAAATCATTCTGGAAATCATGCAGATGATCGCTCAGAGAGGGAAAACACTGGAGGCAGGGAGACTGGCTGAGAAAGCActggcctgggaggcagcatgaAGGCCTGGACTCAGATGACGGGAAAGGAAAGGATAACAGAGACCCGCTGGTCTGCAGCAGCACCGGGCTCTTTCTACAACGCCCCGGGGCTTGTCCCTGTGGAGGCGGGAGCGGACCTCCGCCTGGCAGGAGATGGGTCACCAGACATACCAGCCACCAAGCACCTAGTTCTTGTCTCAAGGCAGAAAGAATACCAAGCAACCTCACGGACCACCACCCACTCCCTGAGCAGCCTCATACCTTGATTCCTGGGTACGTGATGGCAGAAGAGGCGTAGGAGCCGATCATGAGGGCCATGAACGTGGAGCGCAGGCTCCCAAACATGTTGGGCAGCTGAGAGAGGAGATGGGTGCCCGTGAGCTGGGGAGACCCTGATACCCGCCCAGGGCTCCCCTTCCCCTGCTTGGAAAAGCTTGGAAGCCTCTAATCCCAGCAGTCCTCAAAGCGAGCTCCAGGAACATGTGCCCGAGTCACAACAGAAAAGTTCTAAGGCAAAATCAATGAGGGAAACTGCTATAACCCCCTCCCACACAcagcacgtgtgctaagtcactcagtcgcgtctgactgtttgcgatcctatggactgcagcccaccaggctcctctgttcttgggactctccaagcaaggatactgaagcgagttaccatgccctcctccagggaatcttcccgactcagggaccaaacccgtgtcgcctgtgtctcctgcattggcaggcaggttctttaccactgagccacctgggaagccctcccctgccaccctacacacacacagacacacacacacacacacacagacacacacacacacacacacacacacacagacacacacacacacacggaagtgCCTGCAAGGAGAAATTCTGTTTAACCCCAGGGTTTCCTAAGTTGGGTACTTATGGAGTCCCTTAATCATGACTTGCCTCTTAATAAGCCATGGTTAGGTATTTAAGAAATACCAATCTAGAGCAACTCCTTTGATAGCTGAGCACTGGGactcagaaagggaaagaaatgtaCTTAAGTTCACGGAGCTCATTAGTGACTTTCTCCCCAGTTCTGGCCATACAAGCTCTATCCCAGACCCCAAGGTTGTGACTACCAGGATGGTGCCTTTTAACCTTCTCAGTAACCCcaaaggccacagtccatggtttCAACTGAGCCAGGACAGGTAACAGGAGGGCTTGGGAGTGGATGATGGGAGTAAGGGAGGGGatagggccagggccagggccaggcctgtgtCCAGAAGAGGAAGCTCTGACACACCAAGCAAGCCCAGAATTCCCACCGGTAGAGAACTGGTCGTGCTTTTTCCAGTAAGCAGCCTGAGGTAACCTCTAAAAATGGTGCGCTATTCTCTTGACccagaaaaccccacaaaatcaTGCAAATCAGGAAGTTCAGATCCGCAATTCACTTTAAGAACACTCATGAAACTGCCCAGGCCATTAAGGGTATGCACATCTGAAAAGCCCTCAAGTATCTGAAGGATGTCACTTTAAAGAAGCAATGTGTGCCATTCTGTCGTTACAGTGGTGGAGTTGGTAGATGTCCATGGGCCAAACGGTGGGGCTGGACTCGGGGTCGGTGGCCCCACAAGAGTGCTGAATTTTTACTGCACGTGCTCAAAAATGCAGAGAGTAATGCTGAACTGCAGGGCTTAGGTGTAGATTTTCTGGTCACTGAGCACATTCAGGTGAACAAAGCCCCAAGGATGTAGCAAAGGACTTACAGAGCTCATGGTCGGATCAACCCATACACGAGCTCTCCTTGCCACACTGAGAAGATCcttactgaaa
This portion of the Bos taurus isolate L1 Dominette 01449 registration number 42190680 breed Hereford chromosome 15, ARS-UCD2.0, whole genome shotgun sequence genome encodes:
- the SLC43A1 gene encoding large neutral amino acids transporter small subunit 3 isoform X5, which produces MAPTLEQAYRRRWWMACTAVLENLFFSAVLLGWSSLLIMLKKEGFYSSMCSAENTTNTTQDEPHGWPSCNQQEEMLNLGFTIGSFMLSATTLPLGVLMDRFGPRPTRLMGSACFAASCSLMALASWNTKVLSPLIFLALSMNGFGGICLTFSSLTLPNMFGSLRSTFMALMIGSYASSAITYPGIKLIYNAGVSFMAIMFAWSGLACLIFLNCAFNWPREAFPSPEEVNYKEKTKLRELALDHRVTGDRFYSYVSTVGQRLSQKAPSLEEGVLFISSQDVRGGAESSAEKSVPLRRSLCSPIFLWSLLTMGMTQLRIIFYMAAMNKMLEYVVTGGQEHETDDLKQRATETVEFYSSVFGALQLLCLLTCPLIGYVMDWRIKDCVDTPTPRDGAATKSVRPPYREIQKLTNAINAFTLTNLLLVGFGITCLINNLHLQFMTFVLHTVVRGFYHSACGGLYAACR
- the SLC43A1 gene encoding large neutral amino acids transporter small subunit 3 isoform X3, encoding MAPTLEQAYRRRWWMACTAVLENLFFSAVLLGWSSLLIMLKKEGFYSSMCSAENTTNTTQDEPHGWPSCNQQEEMLNLGFTIGSFMLSATTLPLGVLMDRFGPRPTRLMGSACFAASCSLMALASWNTKVLSPLIFLALSMNGFGGICLTFSSLTLPNMFGSLRSTFMALMIGSYASSAITYPGIKLIYNAGVSFMAIMFAWSGLACLIFLNCAFNWPREAFPSPEEVNYKEKTKLRELALDHRVTGDRFYSYVSTVGQRLSQKAPSLEEGVLFISSQDVRGGAESSAEKSVPLRRSLCSPIFLWSLLTMGMTQLRIIFYMAAMNKMLEYVVTGGQEHETDDLKQRATETVEFYSSVFGALQLLCLLTCPLIGYVMDWRIKDCVDTPTPRDGAATKSVRPPYREIQKLTNAINAFTLTNLLLVGFGITCLINNLHLQFMTFVLHTVVRGFYHSACGGLYAAWGSSRPDRTLVSCTVGRVVTN
- the SLC43A1 gene encoding large neutral amino acids transporter small subunit 3, with the translated sequence MAPTLEQAYRRRWWMACTAVLENLFFSAVLLGWSSLLIMLKKEGFYSSMCSAENTTNTTQDEPHGWPSCNQQEEMLNLGFTIGSFMLSATTLPLGVLMDRFGPRPTRLMGSACFAASCSLMALASWNTKVLSPLIFLALSMNGFGGICLTFSSLTLPNMFGSLRSTFMALMIGSYASSAITYPGIKLIYNAGVSFMAIMFAWSGLACLIFLNCAFNWPREAFPSPEEVNYKEKTKLRELALDHRVTGDRFYSYVSTVGQRLSQKAPSLEEGVLFISSQDVRGGAESSAEKSVPLRRSLCSPIFLWSLLTMGMTQLRIIFYMAAMNKMLEYVVTGGQEHETDDLKQRATETVEFYSSVFGALQLLCLLTCPLIGYVMDWRIKDCVDTPTPRDGAATKSVRPPYREIQKLTNAINAFTLTNLLLVGFGITCLINNLHLQFMTFVLHTVVRGFYHSACGGLYAAWYPSKHFGTLTGLQSLLSAVFALLQQPLFMAMVGPLKGEPFWVNLGLLLFSLLGFLLPSYLFCCRARLQRADVACWGGPLKTHGGPKVAA
- the SLC43A1 gene encoding large neutral amino acids transporter small subunit 3 isoform X4 codes for the protein MAPTLEQAYRRRWWMACTAVLENLFFSAVLLGWSSLLIMLKKEGFYSSMCSAENTTNTTQDEPHGWPSCNQQEEMLNLGFTIGSFMLSATTLPLGVLMDRFGPRPTRLMGSACFAASCSLMALASWNTKVLSPLIFLALSMNGFGGICLTFSSLTLPNMFGSLRSTFMALMIGSYASSAITYPGIKLIYNAGVSFMAIMFAWSGLACLIFLNCAFNWPREAFPSPEEVNYKEKTKLRELALDHRVTGDRFYSYVSTVGQRLSQKAPSLEEGVLFISSQDVRGGAESSAEKSVPLRRSLCSPIFLWSLLTMGMTQLRIIFYMAAMNKMLEYVVTGGQEHETDDLKQRATETAVVPSHLPSHRLRHGLADQGLRGHPHSQGRGGHQVRQTTLPRDPEAHQRHQRLHPDQPAARGFRHHLPHQQPTPPVYDLRPAHRGARLLPLGLWRPLRRLGIFPTGSNPGLLHCRQSRYQLSFDGSPSHS
- the SLC43A1 gene encoding large neutral amino acids transporter small subunit 3 isoform X1; this encodes MAPTLEQAYRRRWWMACTAVLENLFFSAVLLGWSSLLIMLKKEGFYSSMCSAENTTNTTQDEPHGWPSCNQQEEMLNLGFTIGSFMLSATTLPLGVLMDRFGPRPTRLMGSACFAASCSLMALASWNTKVLSPLIFLALSMNGFGGICLTFSSLTLPNMFGSLRSTFMALMIGSYASSAITYPGIKLIYNAGVSFMAIMFAWSGLACLIFLNCAFNWPREAFPSPEEVNYKEKTKLRELALDHRVTGDRFYSYVSTVGQRLSQKAPSLEEGVLFISSQDVRGGAESSAEKSVPLRRSLCSPIFLWSLLTMGMTQLRIIFYMAAMNKMLEYVVTGGQEHETDDLKQRATETAVVPSHLPSHRLRHGLADQGLRGHPHSQGRGGHQVRQTTLPRDPEAHQRHQRLHPDQPAARGFRHHLPHQQPTPPVYDLRPAHRGARLLPLGLWRPLRRLVPVQTLRDADGPAVPPQCRVCPAAAAALHGHGGAPERRALLGESGPPALLTPGVPATILPLLLPCPAPEGRCRLLGGPPEDARRPQGGGLGPPSPGPGPQAAVACTEALSLPVTSAQRQGSRIYK